A part of Thermocrinis albus DSM 14484 genomic DNA contains:
- a CDS encoding flagellar basal body-associated FliL family protein — protein MAEEAKGAGQEKKGKKGKLFLILAVILLVTAGAGVGAYLLLYSKDRRDKSLTPKDQVGVMMELGTFTLNLADKDRDAYIRISITVELSDEKVRQEVEKRLPIIKDAVIDVISSKTSSFVKTPEGRESLRLELIKRLNSVLVEGGIRNIYFTEFVVQTS, from the coding sequence ATGGCGGAGGAAGCAAAGGGGGCAGGCCAAGAAAAAAAAGGTAAGAAGGGGAAACTCTTTCTTATCCTCGCCGTAATCCTGCTGGTGACAGCGGGAGCTGGGGTGGGGGCTTACCTTTTACTCTACTCCAAAGACAGGAGAGATAAATCCCTGACGCCTAAGGATCAAGTAGGTGTTATGATGGAACTGGGTACCTTCACCCTCAATCTGGCAGATAAAGACAGGGACGCTTACATACGTATCTCCATAACCGTAGAGCTTTCCGATGAAAAGGTGAGGCAAGAAGTGGAGAAAAGGCTACCTATCATAAAGGATGCAGTTATAGATGTAATAAGTAGCAAGACATCCTCCTTTGTAAAGACACCTGAGGGAAGGGAGTCCTTGAGATTGGAGCTCATAAAGAGACTTAACAGTGTGTTGGTGGAAGGTGGCATTAGAAACATATACTTTACCGAGTTCGTGGTACAGACCTCATGA
- the fliP gene encoding flagellar type III secretion system pore protein FliP (The bacterial flagellar biogenesis protein FliP forms a type III secretion system (T3SS)-type pore required for flagellar assembly.), with protein sequence MILLLLSVFLSFAFAQQGPGIELKVSTGSWDNSIRILLLLTVLSLAPSILIMTTAFVRIVIVLSLLRQAIGVPTVPPNQVIVSLAMFLTFFVMKPTWDKINQQALQPLLNKQITDVEFLERTSSIMKEFMLRNTKRETLQAFLKASTVQRGEEVRDVPMHVLIPAFMVSEISVAFQIVFLLYLPFLIVDMVVASILISMGVLMVPPQIISLPFKLMLFVLANGWELVILSLVRSYQ encoded by the coding sequence ATGATACTTCTGCTTCTTAGCGTCTTCCTCTCCTTCGCTTTCGCACAGCAAGGTCCTGGCATAGAACTCAAGGTTTCCACCGGTAGTTGGGATAACTCCATAAGAATTCTCTTGTTACTGACAGTACTATCCTTAGCGCCTTCCATACTTATCATGACGACAGCCTTTGTGAGAATAGTTATTGTGTTGTCATTACTCAGGCAAGCCATCGGTGTTCCCACTGTTCCACCCAATCAGGTAATAGTGTCCTTGGCCATGTTTCTTACCTTCTTTGTGATGAAACCCACGTGGGATAAGATAAATCAACAAGCTCTACAGCCTCTGCTGAACAAACAGATAACCGACGTGGAGTTCTTAGAACGGACCTCCTCCATCATGAAGGAGTTTATGTTACGTAACACCAAAAGGGAAACACTGCAGGCATTTCTAAAAGCATCCACTGTACAGAGAGGGGAGGAGGTGAGGGATGTTCCCATGCACGTCCTAATACCTGCCTTTATGGTAAGTGAGATCTCCGTAGCCTTCCAGATAGTTTTTCTACTCTACCTTCCTTTCCTCATAGTAGACATGGTTGTTGCTTCCATCCTAATATCCATGGGGGTACTCATGGTTCCCCCTCAGATTATCTCCCTGCCTTTCAAACTCATGCTCTTTGTGCTGGCAAACGGGTGGGAACTGGTTATACTATCATTGGTGAGGAGCTACCAGTGA
- the fliQ gene encoding flagellar biosynthesis protein FliQ has product MVLTVGQRALELMLLLSAPVLLVTFLVGLLVSLLQAATQIQEMTLSYIPKILAAYITVLFLGGWMMSKLIDYTKDIITSIPLWFR; this is encoded by the coding sequence ATGGTTTTGACAGTAGGACAGAGGGCTCTTGAGCTCATGCTGCTTCTGTCGGCACCTGTGCTTTTGGTTACATTTTTAGTGGGGCTTTTGGTGAGTCTCCTGCAGGCAGCTACTCAGATACAGGAAATGACCCTCAGTTATATACCTAAGATACTGGCAGCCTACATAACAGTCCTGTTTCTAGGTGGATGGATGATGTCCAAGCTGATAGATTATACCAAAGACATTATCACCAGCATACCTCTGTGGTTCCGTTAG
- the fliR gene encoding flagellar biosynthetic protein FliR yields MLYHIRVTAFLFLVPFFGKEFLPQTFKVFLSTALSLSIFMYTDPQPLSPEAPLLTYVVKEFLLGFVAGLVLRLVFDAAQTAGEIISYSIGLSYATLFVPQLAQMSLFSLFLSLLTTVTFLQIGGPEVVFLALVKSFQTIPVGSFPLWSLDPQQMVKLFHESFSLGFRVALPLVISTLLVNLGLALINRLIPQVNVFMVGLPLQLMVGYIILFLVFPLITDLVADHVRENIIRFVQMLG; encoded by the coding sequence ATGTTGTACCACATTAGAGTGACAGCCTTCCTCTTTCTCGTACCCTTCTTCGGTAAAGAGTTTCTTCCACAAACCTTTAAAGTTTTCCTGAGCACCGCGCTCTCTCTGTCCATCTTTATGTACACGGACCCACAACCCCTTTCTCCAGAGGCACCCCTTCTTACGTACGTTGTGAAAGAATTTCTCCTAGGATTCGTAGCGGGTTTGGTGCTGAGACTTGTGTTTGACGCTGCACAGACAGCTGGAGAGATCATCAGCTACAGTATAGGCCTTTCTTACGCCACCCTCTTTGTACCTCAGTTAGCTCAGATGTCTCTTTTCTCTTTATTCCTCAGTTTACTGACAACAGTCACATTTCTACAGATAGGTGGTCCAGAGGTGGTCTTTCTGGCCCTCGTCAAGAGTTTCCAAACCATACCTGTGGGTAGCTTCCCCCTATGGTCATTAGACCCCCAACAGATGGTCAAACTTTTCCACGAGAGTTTTTCCTTAGGTTTTCGCGTGGCCCTTCCTCTGGTAATATCCACACTGCTTGTCAACCTAGGACTTGCGTTGATAAACCGTCTGATACCTCAGGTGAATGTCTTCATGGTAGGCTTGCCTCTGCAGCTTATGGTGGGATACATTATCCTCTTTCTGGTCTTTCCTCTCATCACAGATCTCGTGGCGGATCACGTAAGGGAGAATATAATTAGATTCGTTCAGATGCTGGGTTGA
- the flhB gene encoding flagellar biosynthesis protein FlhB, whose amino-acid sequence MPEESRTERATPYRRRKLREEGHVAKSTDLVASLSLLVITVSLYLVGPQLYYSLLSIFYTAPTLSVTEHPTLLRFFVEKVSPYILSLMVLSTLTVILAHLGQFGVVFTLKPLRFRWERLNPVEGIKRLLSLTTLFELFKNTLKIGILLFTVYLFLRTEIYRLMESVLLPLHISILDVMGLTLKLFIILGTLAIIMASLDLLYRRWDYERKIRMTKQEVKEEYKQHEGNPMVKGAIRKRMRQLAKGRMIKEVPKATVVITNPTHVAVALRYDPSGGDRAPVVLAKGVGQIAERIINVAREYGVPIVRKEELARSLYRWAEVGEEIPPRFYRAVAEIIAFILWERRRAYHG is encoded by the coding sequence ATGCCTGAGGAAAGCAGGACAGAGAGAGCTACACCTTACAGAAGGAGGAAGCTAAGGGAAGAGGGACATGTAGCCAAGAGTACGGACCTTGTTGCAAGTCTTAGCCTGTTGGTTATCACTGTGTCCCTATACCTGGTGGGACCCCAGCTTTACTACAGTTTGCTAAGCATCTTTTACACAGCGCCAACGCTATCCGTGACAGAGCATCCCACCTTACTGCGGTTTTTTGTGGAAAAGGTTTCGCCTTACATACTGTCCCTCATGGTGCTAAGTACCCTCACGGTGATCTTAGCTCACTTAGGTCAGTTCGGTGTTGTTTTTACCCTTAAGCCCTTACGTTTCAGGTGGGAGAGATTGAACCCTGTTGAGGGTATCAAAAGGTTGTTGTCTCTCACCACCCTCTTTGAACTTTTCAAGAACACCCTGAAGATAGGTATCCTGCTTTTTACAGTTTATCTCTTCTTAAGGACGGAGATCTATAGATTGATGGAGAGCGTGCTTCTTCCGCTACATATAAGTATTCTGGACGTCATGGGTCTTACCCTGAAACTTTTCATCATCTTGGGCACCTTGGCCATCATAATGGCTTCCTTAGATCTTTTATACAGGAGATGGGACTATGAAAGAAAGATAAGGATGACCAAACAGGAGGTAAAGGAAGAGTACAAACAGCACGAAGGGAACCCTATGGTCAAAGGAGCTATACGTAAACGCATGAGACAACTGGCTAAGGGAAGGATGATAAAGGAAGTTCCCAAAGCCACCGTTGTTATCACAAATCCCACCCACGTGGCTGTAGCCCTCAGATATGACCCATCCGGTGGTGACAGAGCACCGGTAGTTCTTGCCAAAGGTGTAGGACAAATAGCTGAGAGAATTATCAATGTGGCCAGAGAATACGGTGTGCCTATCGTGAGGAAAGAAGAACTGGCGAGATCTCTGTACCGTTGGGCAGAGGTGGGTGAAGAAATCCCTCCGAGGTTCTACAGAGCGGTTGCCGAGATAATCGCTTTCATATTATGGGAAAGGAGGAGGGCATACCATGGGTGA
- a CDS encoding DUF2905 domain-containing protein, translating to MGDVGKLFIFMGVLLVVIGLLITFMEKLPFGLGKLPGDILIKRDGLTLYIPIVSSILLSLIITLLLNVVFFFLSRK from the coding sequence ATGGGTGATGTGGGCAAACTTTTCATCTTCATGGGTGTTTTACTGGTGGTGATAGGACTTCTCATCACCTTTATGGAGAAACTACCCTTTGGGCTGGGGAAACTACCGGGGGATATCCTCATAAAGCGGGACGGACTCACCCTCTACATACCTATAGTGAGCTCCATACTGTTGAGCCTGATTATAACCCTCCTGCTGAACGTAGTCTTCTTCTTCTTGAGTAGAAAGTAA
- a CDS encoding 4a-hydroxytetrahydrobiopterin dehydratase encodes MSEQQDLKVYLPHEVISLIKEKLPSWSYEEGYLVKEISTKSWKETVMIFNAVAYLAEALWHHPDVELSFRRVKIKLKTHELNGITDRDFELAGHIEDLLRVKKVL; translated from the coding sequence ATGTCAGAACAGCAAGACCTGAAGGTTTACTTACCCCACGAGGTGATAAGTCTTATAAAGGAAAAACTGCCCTCTTGGAGCTACGAGGAAGGTTATCTGGTAAAGGAGATATCCACCAAGAGTTGGAAAGAGACGGTGATGATCTTTAACGCGGTGGCTTACTTAGCGGAAGCTCTATGGCACCATCCGGACGTGGAGCTCTCCTTCCGTCGCGTTAAGATAAAACTCAAAACCCATGAACTTAACGGTATAACTGACAGGGACTTTGAGCTGGCTGGTCATATAGAAGATCTCCTACGCGTAAAAAAGGTGTTATAA
- a CDS encoding Fur family transcriptional regulator translates to MVTDVQERLDEFVKACKSIGLKITPQRLAVYEVLLRRTDHPTVEEVYEEVRKLYPFVSLATVYRTVETLEELGFISKVPYWGGSARYDANTSHHHHLICTVCGAIADVDLNINWEPPAYMKGYQVHRFSINIYGVCPKCQNSKT, encoded by the coding sequence ATGGTGACGGATGTGCAGGAGCGCCTTGACGAGTTTGTGAAGGCCTGCAAGAGTATAGGGTTGAAGATCACTCCCCAGAGACTGGCTGTTTACGAGGTGCTCCTGCGAAGGACAGACCACCCTACGGTGGAAGAGGTCTACGAGGAGGTGAGGAAACTGTATCCCTTCGTTTCTTTGGCTACCGTTTACCGTACAGTGGAAACATTAGAGGAGTTAGGTTTTATCAGTAAGGTTCCTTATTGGGGGGGATCTGCACGTTACGATGCCAACACATCCCACCACCACCATCTTATCTGTACCGTGTGTGGTGCCATAGCAGATGTAGACCTTAACATAAACTGGGAACCGCCCGCCTACATGAAAGGTTATCAGGTACATCGTTTTTCCATTAACATCTATGGAGTGTGTCCAAAATGTCAGAACAGCAAGACCTGA
- the mnmH gene encoding tRNA 2-selenouridine(34) synthase MnmH → MRMIFKPVELEASQIYLLEDRVLVDIRSPQEFQDSHIPGAINIPLFEDQEKALIGFIYRTEGVEKAMEVGYNIAVRKLDLLVNTFKELSEKHKNVVVYCWRGGMRSQELCKFLAQAGIRVLRLKGGYRAYRQFILSDLPRLINGRQFLVITGKTGVGKTKILRRLKEEGFPVLDLEGLAMHRGSVFGHIGMEGKVSQKMFEALIYEELRSMPQGVILVEDESRCIGNLHLPDALWWKKEEAPKLELLSSMERRIKNIIEEYTRFEGWKEMARDALLRLEKHLGPQKLRTALDLLEKDNVEEFVRILLKEHYDKRYRIDPYRIVGRVDCEDEESCLQQVANFYSRMSLKPEAASSAFLIS, encoded by the coding sequence ATGAGAATGATTTTCAAGCCCGTAGAGTTGGAAGCCTCACAGATTTACCTTTTGGAAGACAGAGTGCTAGTAGATATAAGAAGTCCACAGGAGTTCCAAGATTCTCATATTCCTGGTGCCATAAATATACCCCTCTTCGAGGACCAAGAGAAGGCCCTCATTGGTTTTATCTATAGGACGGAGGGCGTGGAAAAGGCCATGGAGGTTGGTTACAACATAGCTGTGCGAAAGTTAGATCTTCTGGTAAACACTTTCAAAGAGCTTTCGGAAAAACATAAAAACGTGGTGGTTTACTGCTGGAGAGGTGGTATGAGGAGTCAAGAACTGTGTAAGTTTCTTGCACAGGCAGGGATAAGGGTCTTGAGACTTAAGGGCGGTTACAGAGCGTACCGGCAGTTCATTCTTTCAGATCTACCACGCTTGATTAACGGCAGGCAGTTTTTAGTGATTACTGGAAAAACGGGTGTAGGCAAAACAAAGATCCTGAGAAGACTCAAGGAGGAAGGATTTCCTGTATTAGATCTGGAAGGGTTAGCGATGCACAGAGGATCTGTATTTGGACATATAGGAATGGAGGGGAAGGTGTCCCAGAAGATGTTTGAGGCTCTTATCTACGAAGAACTTAGGAGCATGCCACAAGGTGTCATATTGGTGGAAGACGAGAGTCGCTGTATAGGAAACTTACATCTACCGGATGCTCTTTGGTGGAAGAAAGAAGAAGCTCCAAAGCTGGAGCTCCTCTCCTCCATGGAAAGGAGGATCAAAAACATCATAGAGGAGTATACACGTTTCGAGGGCTGGAAGGAGATGGCTCGTGATGCTCTTCTTAGATTGGAGAAACATCTTGGTCCACAGAAGTTAAGGACTGCCCTGGATCTGCTGGAAAAAGATAACGTGGAGGAGTTTGTGAGGATACTTCTGAAGGAGCATTATGACAAACGCTATCGCATCGATCCCTATAGAATAGTGGGAAGAGTAGATTGCGAAGATGAAGAATCCTGCCTGCAACAGGTTGCAAATTTTTACTCCAGGATGAGCCTCAAACCTGAGGCAGCATCCAGTGCTTTTCTCATCTCGTAA
- a CDS encoding radical SAM protein translates to MAYASPSYLHLTDSEWKERIEKAISMLEECRVCPHQCGVNRLKGELGYCKTGRYAVVDSFFPHRGEEKPIRGRRGSGTVFFSYCNMKCVYCQNYPISQLGEGKEVTPQELADAFLTLQKLGCHNINLVTPSHVVPQILEALYLAVKRGLRIPIVYNTSSYDSVESLQLLEGIVDIYLADLKYADDTVGKRYSKVKDYFSVASRAVEEMYRQVGDLVLDEEGVAVRGVLIRHLVLPNDVAGTQRVMEFIRNLSPSMAVNVMSQYRPYYKAYLYPEIARPVTGYEMRKALDAASGLRLILE, encoded by the coding sequence ATGGCATATGCATCACCTTCTTACCTTCACCTGACAGACAGTGAGTGGAAGGAGAGAATAGAAAAGGCTATCAGTATGTTGGAAGAATGCAGGGTATGTCCTCATCAGTGCGGTGTAAACAGACTGAAAGGTGAGCTGGGCTACTGTAAGACGGGAAGGTACGCGGTGGTGGACTCCTTTTTCCCTCATCGTGGTGAGGAGAAACCCATAAGAGGAAGGCGTGGTTCTGGAACAGTGTTCTTCTCATACTGTAACATGAAGTGCGTTTACTGCCAAAATTATCCCATAAGCCAGCTGGGAGAGGGTAAAGAGGTCACTCCTCAGGAGCTGGCTGACGCTTTTCTTACCCTTCAGAAGTTGGGCTGTCATAATATCAACCTGGTAACACCCTCTCACGTAGTGCCTCAGATACTGGAAGCTCTGTACTTGGCGGTCAAGAGGGGATTGAGAATTCCGATAGTTTACAACACATCCTCTTACGACAGTGTTGAGTCCCTACAGTTGCTGGAAGGCATTGTGGACATATATTTGGCGGACCTTAAGTACGCTGACGATACAGTGGGCAAGAGATACTCAAAGGTAAAAGATTACTTCAGCGTGGCTTCCAGAGCTGTTGAGGAGATGTACAGACAAGTAGGTGATCTGGTGCTGGACGAGGAAGGTGTGGCGGTGAGGGGTGTGTTGATAAGACATCTGGTTCTACCGAATGACGTGGCGGGCACGCAGAGGGTTATGGAGTTTATAAGAAACCTCTCTCCCAGTATGGCGGTTAACGTCATGTCCCAGTACAGACCCTATTACAAGGCTTACCTGTATCCAGAAATAGCGAGACCTGTTACCGGTTACGAGATGAGAAAAGCACTGGATGCTGCCTCAGGTTTGAGGCTCATCCTGGAGTAA
- a CDS encoding HEAT repeat domain-containing protein translates to MRKELSELLKKYKPAFGPIHREAVNLSWVIEIHSSSLQTGFYVFQSLEQTHFLPTVNGALWGKIPEYFEMLSFYKSTRNFLIHHFQLSVSPEIPLCKEEPIWINLESISFNVKEFFRKLEEFAITGFVEVEDRVQRERGYIFLQNGLIVDARTEQHKGREAIKQIITNLSENVCLISIYQLEDIVLSFLLSDPKMVSTSQKLEDVQDFCQELSKRHMGHLVLLVSVSMQDYGYRMFMDGHVIYQSAFDEEACVFEVYLINQIKQFDILKPDDYIQEGSKIKIFKSNEESDIIYFCPACWSVVSEKDNLCPNCGYDITDFHKMPYEYKLLMGLEHPVLEMRINVIHTVGIKNLASALPQLEYMASKESNPMLLLAIVDALGKMSHVEALELLRKLSYHPYPIVRSRARYILDRKLIKEKKL, encoded by the coding sequence ATGAGGAAGGAGTTGTCAGAACTTCTTAAAAAGTATAAACCCGCTTTTGGTCCAATACACAGAGAGGCGGTAAATCTAAGCTGGGTAATTGAGATACATAGTTCTTCCCTTCAAACAGGTTTTTATGTGTTTCAGTCCCTGGAACAAACACATTTCTTACCAACGGTTAACGGTGCCCTGTGGGGTAAGATCCCTGAGTACTTTGAAATGCTCAGTTTTTATAAATCCACAAGAAACTTTCTTATACATCACTTTCAACTATCCGTGTCTCCCGAAATACCTTTATGTAAAGAAGAGCCTATATGGATAAACCTAGAGAGCATAAGCTTTAATGTGAAAGAGTTTTTTAGGAAGCTAGAGGAATTTGCTATAACTGGGTTTGTGGAGGTAGAGGACAGAGTACAAAGAGAAAGAGGGTACATATTTCTACAGAACGGGCTGATTGTAGATGCGAGAACTGAGCAACACAAAGGTAGAGAGGCTATTAAACAAATAATCACCAACCTTTCTGAAAACGTATGTTTGATAAGTATCTACCAGTTGGAAGATATAGTACTGAGCTTTCTACTTTCCGATCCTAAGATGGTCTCTACATCGCAGAAATTAGAGGATGTACAGGACTTCTGTCAAGAACTGTCCAAGAGGCACATGGGACATTTAGTACTCTTAGTAAGTGTATCTATGCAGGATTACGGTTATAGGATGTTTATGGATGGCCATGTGATATATCAAAGCGCTTTTGACGAGGAAGCGTGTGTTTTTGAGGTTTACCTAATCAATCAAATAAAGCAGTTTGATATACTAAAGCCTGATGATTACATACAAGAAGGTAGCAAGATAAAAATTTTTAAGTCTAATGAGGAGTCTGACATAATCTACTTCTGTCCGGCTTGTTGGAGCGTTGTCTCAGAAAAGGACAACTTGTGCCCTAACTGTGGATATGACATTACTGATTTCCATAAGATGCCTTACGAGTATAAGCTTCTCATGGGTCTAGAACATCCGGTATTAGAAATGAGGATTAACGTTATACACACGGTTGGCATTAAAAACCTTGCATCTGCTTTACCTCAACTTGAGTATATGGCAAGTAAAGAATCAAACCCCATGCTTTTACTGGCTATAGTGGATGCTCTTGGTAAAATGTCCCATGTAGAAGCTTTGGAGCTTCTCAGGAAACTCTCTTATCATCCCTATCCCATAGTGCGTTCAAGGGCAAGATATATATTAGACAGAAAACTCATAAAAGAAAAGAAACTGTGA
- a CDS encoding GTP-binding protein has product MRELRILYHGLGMAGKTTNLERLKEIYKDRVYDRIHQQTTEGRTVYLDMLMLKFHTSVQSSDVIVSLFTTPGQRRFSILRPWLFGYTSSVVFVFDSSRDIQENMESFYEIKNTVSVNKIVVQANKRDVPNAIPLEDIKEAFKGIPVIPAVAKDGIGVLETLREAIKIALSDEEGVVRTS; this is encoded by the coding sequence ATGAGAGAACTACGTATACTCTATCATGGTCTTGGTATGGCGGGCAAAACTACAAATTTAGAAAGACTCAAAGAAATTTACAAAGACAGGGTTTACGATAGAATCCATCAGCAAACTACCGAAGGAAGGACAGTTTATCTTGACATGCTCATGCTGAAGTTCCACACTAGTGTTCAAAGTTCGGACGTTATCGTTTCTTTATTTACCACCCCTGGGCAAAGGAGGTTTTCTATACTTAGACCTTGGCTTTTTGGATACACATCTTCCGTGGTGTTTGTCTTTGACTCTTCGAGGGACATACAAGAAAACATGGAAAGTTTTTATGAGATAAAGAATACTGTAAGTGTGAATAAAATAGTAGTACAGGCCAACAAAAGAGATGTGCCAAACGCGATTCCGTTGGAAGACATAAAAGAAGCCTTCAAGGGCATACCTGTAATTCCTGCGGTTGCAAAGGACGGTATTGGTGTACTGGAAACTCTAAGGGAAGCTATAAAGATCGCTTTAAGCGATGAGGAAGGAGTTGTCAGAACTTCTTAA
- a CDS encoding DNA-binding protein gives MRKRFYSAVFIFLSFVSFLYAEDYITPEQAGNYVGEVKTVCGVVASAKYASHSRGQPTFLNLDRPYPNHIFTVVIWGKDRRKFSHPPESYYKGKRICVEGLIDSYRGVPQIVVRDPLQIAVKN, from the coding sequence ATGAGGAAGAGGTTTTATTCAGCAGTTTTTATCTTTCTGAGTTTTGTAAGCTTTTTGTATGCTGAGGATTACATTACACCTGAACAAGCAGGAAACTACGTTGGAGAAGTTAAAACAGTCTGCGGTGTTGTTGCAAGTGCAAAGTATGCTTCTCACAGCAGGGGACAGCCTACATTTCTCAACCTTGACAGGCCTTACCCAAACCATATTTTCACTGTAGTAATCTGGGGTAAGGACAGACGCAAATTCAGCCATCCACCAGAAAGCTACTACAAGGGAAAGAGAATATGTGTGGAAGGGCTTATTGATTCATACAGGGGAGTGCCTCAGATCGTGGTAAGAGATCCTTTGCAGATTGCGGTTAAAAACTAA
- a CDS encoding surface-adhesin E family protein → MMKRVFVLISLAMAILVTVGNVFAQDEPPKPPIPEPSLSPDWSLVVTDFNATLYVNTRRINHLREGIVEAWTLLVPKGEWRRNWVNTLKTFLLLQGNDPNNAEKLWYITSLDKINCKTHQYTTEKFFAYSFGKTVLYSAPSQYNAWKDIVPGSIMEEVEKLVCEKHKDEPPKPPIPEPSLGPEWKLVATNPSVTLYVNTRRINYLPEGIVEVWALFVPRGEWRKTLVNRLKKNLTFKGEDPNNAERLRYVVVLYKINCRTRQYARLEEVVYSFEKTVLYSYSSQYEKWDKIIPGSFAERIEKYVCKKHKEKK, encoded by the coding sequence ATGATGAAGAGGGTGTTTGTTTTAATTAGCTTGGCAATGGCCATCCTAGTAACTGTGGGGAATGTGTTTGCACAAGATGAACCACCCAAACCACCTATACCAGAGCCTTCATTAAGTCCTGACTGGAGCTTGGTAGTTACAGACTTTAATGCAACTCTTTATGTCAACACAAGGAGAATAAATCACTTACGGGAAGGTATTGTTGAAGCATGGACTTTGCTTGTTCCAAAAGGAGAATGGAGGAGGAACTGGGTAAATACTCTTAAGACGTTTCTCCTTCTTCAAGGAAATGATCCGAACAACGCTGAAAAACTCTGGTACATCACTTCTTTAGACAAGATTAATTGTAAAACCCATCAATATACCACAGAGAAATTTTTTGCTTATTCTTTCGGAAAAACAGTTTTATATTCTGCTCCTTCTCAATATAATGCATGGAAAGATATCGTTCCTGGAAGCATAATGGAGGAAGTGGAAAAGCTTGTATGCGAAAAGCACAAAGATGAACCACCCAAACCACCTATACCAGAGCCTTCGTTAGGTCCTGAGTGGAAGTTGGTAGCTACAAACCCTAGTGTAACTCTTTATGTCAACACAAGGAGGATAAATTACTTACCGGAAGGTATTGTTGAAGTATGGGCTTTGTTTGTTCCGAGGGGAGAATGGAGGAAGACCTTGGTAAATCGTCTTAAGAAGAACCTCACTTTTAAAGGAGAGGATCCGAATAACGCTGAAAGGCTTCGGTATGTCGTCGTATTATACAAAATTAATTGTAGAACTCGTCAATATGCTCGTTTGGAAGAGGTTGTTTATTCTTTCGAAAAAACAGTTTTATATTCTTATTCTTCTCAATACGAAAAGTGGGATAAAATCATCCCTGGAAGCTTCGCGGAGCGCATAGAAAAGTATGTGTGCAAAAAGCACAAAGAGAAAAAGTGA
- a CDS encoding surface-adhesin E family protein yields the protein MMKRVFVLISLAVAILVTVGNVFAQDEPPKPPIPEPSLSPDWSLVVTDFNATLYVNTRRINHLREGIVEAWTLLVPKGEWRRNWVNTLKTFLLLQGNDPNNAEKLWYITSLDKINCKTHQYTTEKFFAYSFGKTVLYSAPSQYNAWKDIVPGSIMEEVEKLVCEKHKDKK from the coding sequence ATGATGAAGAGGGTGTTTGTTTTAATTAGCTTGGCAGTGGCCATTCTAGTAACTGTGGGAAATGTGTTTGCACAAGATGAACCACCCAAACCACCTATACCAGAGCCTTCATTAAGTCCTGACTGGAGCTTGGTAGTTACAGACTTTAATGCAACTCTTTATGTCAACACAAGGAGAATAAATCACTTACGGGAAGGTATTGTTGAAGCATGGACTTTGCTTGTTCCAAAAGGAGAATGGAGGAGGAACTGGGTAAATACTCTTAAGACGTTTCTCCTTCTTCAAGGAAATGATCCGAACAACGCTGAAAAACTCTGGTACATCACTTCTTTAGACAAGATTAATTGTAAAACCCATCAATATACCACAGAGAAATTTTTTGCTTATTCTTTCGGAAAAACAGTTTTATATTCTGCTCCTTCTCAATATAATGCGTGGAAAGATATCGTTCCTGGAAGCATAATGGAGGAAGTGGAAAAGCTTGTATGCGAAAAGCACAAAGATAAAAAGTGA
- a CDS encoding DNA-binding protein: MRKRFYSAVFIFLSFISFLYAEDYITPEQAGNYIGEVKTVCGVVASAKYASHSRGQPTFLNLDRPYPNHIFTVVIWGKDRHKFSHPPESYYKGKRICVEGLIDSYRGVPQIVVRDPSQIRVR, from the coding sequence ATGAGGAAGAGGTTTTATTCAGCAGTTTTTATTTTTCTGAGTTTTATAAGCTTTTTGTATGCTGAGGATTACATTACACCTGAACAAGCGGGAAACTACATTGGAGAAGTTAAAACAGTCTGCGGTGTTGTTGCAAGTGCAAAGTATGCTTCTCACAGCAGGGGACAGCCTACATTTCTCAACCTTGACAGGCCTTACCCAAACCACATTTTCACTGTAGTAATCTGGGGCAAGGACAGACACAAATTCAGCCATCCACCAGAAAGCTACTACAAGGGAAAGAGAATATGTGTGGAAGGGCTTATTGATTCATACAGGGGAGTGCCTCAAATCGTGGTAAGAGATCCTTCGCAGATTAGAGTGAGATAG